The Corallococcus soli DNA window TCGGGTGACGAAGGCGGACGTGGTGGCGGCGCTGGAGGGTGGCGGCGCGCCGAAGAAGAACGAGGTGGCGGCCCCCGCGCCGCAGGCCGCGCGTCCGGCGGCGCCGCTGGCGACGGGGCGGGGCGACGAGCGCATCGCGCTGCGCGGGCTGCGCAAGAAGATCGCGGAGAAGATGGTCCGCTCGAAGTTCACGATGCCGCACTTCGCGTTCGTGGAGGAGGTGGACGCCACGGATCTGGTGGCCCTGCGCACGCGGCTCAACAGCCAGCTGGCGGCGGCCGGTGACGGCACCAAGCTCACGTACCTGCCGTTCATCGTGAAGGCGACGATCGCGGCGATGAAGAAGTTCCCGCACCTCAACGCGAACTTCGACGAGGCGTCGCAGGAGCTGGTGGTGCGCGGCGAGTACAACATCGGCATCGCGGTGGCCACGCCGGACGGCCTCACGGTGGCGGTGGTGCGCAACGCGGATCAGCTGACGCTGGGCGAGCTGGCGAAGGAGATCTCCCGCCTGAGCGCCGCCGCGCGCGACCGCAAGCTGAAGATGGAGGAGCTGACGGGCGGCACCTTCACCATCACCTCGCTGGGGCAGAGCGGTGGGTTGTTCGCCACGCCCATCCTCAACCACCCCGAGGTGGGCATCATGGGCGTTCACAAGCTGAAGAAGCGCCCGGCGGTGAAGAACGATCAGGTGGTCATCCGGGACATGATGAACCTGTCGCTGTCCTGCGATCACCGCGTCATCGACGGTGACGTGGCGGCGAGCTTCGTCTACGAGGTCATCAAGTATCTGGAGGCACCGGACCTGCTGTTCCTCGCGATGGCGTGAGGACGCGCGCCGCGGTGCTCGCCCGGCCGCCCTGACTCCGGGGGGCGGTGGGCGCGGGGGGACTTCCGGGAATGATTACCAAGGCGGGCATCCGCGATGGCCGACAATCCCCGTGAGTTGATCCGCGCCGCCCAGGCCGCGGAGCTTCAGGGAGACATGACGCGCGCGGCGGACTGCCTGGAGCAGGCCGCGGCGCTCTACCAGAAGTCCGGGCACACCTCGCGCGCCTCGCAGTTGCAGCGGCAGGCGCGCCAGTTGAAGACCCGGTCGCCGGACGTGAGCCCTGCCTTCGCCGCGATGGCGGGCGGCAAGGACGCCGTGGCGTATCGCTCCCTGTCCTCGGTGACCTGGAGCGACGCGGTGTCCGCCGCGTCCAACGAGAAGGCCGAGGGAGCCCCTCACGGTTCGACGGGGGAGGCTGGAGCGCGGCGGCCCACCACCGGGCGCCACGAGGCCGTCGAGCCCGGGAGTCAGCAGCCCACCGGGCGCCACGAAGCCGTCGAGGCGGGAAGCCCGCAGCGGTCCACCGGGCGCCATGAGGCCGTCGACCCCGGCGGACTGCCGCCCCTGGCCGGGCATGATGAAGCCAATGAATCCGGGGGCCTTCCGTCGCTGGCCGGACGCGTTGAGGCCATCGGGTCCGGAGGCCTTCCGCCGCTGGCCGGGCGCATTGAAGCCATCGGGTCCGGCCGCCTCACCCCTGCACCCGTGCCGCCCGGGGCGGCGGGGCTGCCCCCCCTCACCGAGCGGATCGCGGCGGTCGGCCTCGAAGGCGCTTCACGTCCGTCCAGCGGCCTGGAGGCGGTCGCCGCTGGGCCCTCCGACTGCGCGGCATCCGCCCAGCTCGCGGAGGCCCTGGGGCACTCCGACGCCGTGCAGGCCCCGGCATCAGCGCGGCCCGACGACGATGACGCCCTCCAACCCGGCGGCCTGCTGAGCCCTCCCGAGGACGACGACGCCATCGTTCCCGGAGGCCTGCTGCGTCCACCGGACGAGGACGAATTCCCCGAAGCCGTCCGGCCCGCGCAGGGCCGCCGCCGCGAGAAGCGCCTCATCGAACGGGGTCCCACCCGGGCGGATCCAGCCCTGGATACGTGGTGTTCGTTCTGCTGCCGGCCCCGTGGAGAGGTGGGCGACCTGGTGGCGGGCCCCGCGGGCGCGTTCATCTGCAAGGGCTGCCTGGGCGAATCCCAGGGGCTCCTGGGCGACGTCGTTCCCCGGGCCTCCGTGCGCAAGCCCGTGGAGGACGCGACCGCCGGGGGCGTGGAGATGGTGGGCCACGACGACGTGCGGACCCTGCTGGAGCGCACGCTCCAGGCCGGGGCGCGCTGCCTGCTGCTCGTGGGGCCGGAGGGCTGCGGCAAGAGCGTCTTCTTCCAGGCGGTGCAGCGGCGGGGCCAAGGCGTGCTCACGTCGGTGGAGGCCCTGGAGTCCGCCCCGGGCGCGGATGTCCTGCTGGTGGAGGACGTGGACCGCCTGGAGTCCGGGGCGCAGGCCGCGCTGGTCACCTTCCTCGTGAACCACCCGGAGCGCGCGGTGGTGATGAGCGCGCGGGGCGCGGTGGCGTCCCTGGGCCTGTGGGTGCGGGGGGAGGGCGGCAGCCTGCCGGTGCCCACCACCGCGGGCCTCATGGACGCGGTGCAGGGCTCCGTCCCGGTGGCGCTGCTGGAGCGCGTGCAGGTGCTGCTGCCGGTGCGCCGTCCGACGGTGCCGGAGCTGGTGGAGGTGGCCCGGCGTTCGCTGGCCCTGCGCCGGCCGGCGGTGTCCCTGTCGGAGGAGGTGCTGGGCGCCTTCGCGGCGGAGGCGGTCCGTTCGCCCCGAGCCGGCCATGAGCTGCGCGCCCTGCTGTCGCGCGTCTACGCGGGCTC harbors:
- a CDS encoding dihydrolipoamide acetyltransferase family protein; translation: MATFEFKLPDLGEGVMEGELVKWHVKEGDLVKEDQVLAEVMTDKATVTVPSPRAGRVVKTHGREGDMAKVHQLLVTLETEGGAPAAQAPAHGAPAHGAPAAAPAAAAPAQAQAASQAQATKVLATPVTRRMAREHGLDLADISGSGPQGRVTKADVVAALEGGGAPKKNEVAAPAPQAARPAAPLATGRGDERIALRGLRKKIAEKMVRSKFTMPHFAFVEEVDATDLVALRTRLNSQLAAAGDGTKLTYLPFIVKATIAAMKKFPHLNANFDEASQELVVRGEYNIGIAVATPDGLTVAVVRNADQLTLGELAKEISRLSAAARDRKLKMEELTGGTFTITSLGQSGGLFATPILNHPEVGIMGVHKLKKRPAVKNDQVVIRDMMNLSLSCDHRVIDGDVAASFVYEVIKYLEAPDLLFLAMA
- a CDS encoding ClpX C4-type zinc finger protein, yielding MADNPRELIRAAQAAELQGDMTRAADCLEQAAALYQKSGHTSRASQLQRQARQLKTRSPDVSPAFAAMAGGKDAVAYRSLSSVTWSDAVSAASNEKAEGAPHGSTGEAGARRPTTGRHEAVEPGSQQPTGRHEAVEAGSPQRSTGRHEAVDPGGLPPLAGHDEANESGGLPSLAGRVEAIGSGGLPPLAGRIEAIGSGRLTPAPVPPGAAGLPPLTERIAAVGLEGASRPSSGLEAVAAGPSDCAASAQLAEALGHSDAVQAPASARPDDDDALQPGGLLSPPEDDDAIVPGGLLRPPDEDEFPEAVRPAQGRRREKRLIERGPTRADPALDTWCSFCCRPRGEVGDLVAGPAGAFICKGCLGESQGLLGDVVPRASVRKPVEDATAGGVEMVGHDDVRTLLERTLQAGARCLLLVGPEGCGKSVFFQAVQRRGQGVLTSVEALESAPGADVLLVEDVDRLESGAQAALVTFLVNHPERAVVMSARGAVASLGLWVRGEGGSLPVPTTAGLMDAVQGSVPVALLERVQVLLPVRRPTVPELVEVARRSLALRRPAVSLSEEVLGAFAAEAVRSPRAGHELRALLSRVYAGSWSLEAAQTPAPTPSHNSRGGRKGTP